In Vicia villosa cultivar HV-30 ecotype Madison, WI unplaced genomic scaffold, Vvil1.0 ctg.003908F_1_1, whole genome shotgun sequence, one DNA window encodes the following:
- the LOC131641658 gene encoding dihydrodipicolinate reductase-like protein CRR1, chloroplastic has translation MSAYEDDMTHKATTFGMKSVIYVPQIKSDTVAALSAFCDKATMGVLVAPTLSIGSILLQQAAISASFHYRNVEIVESKDNANVIVCLGEIYNREEDSSTDVLARGQVLGDGIRVHSLVLPELPSSITVHFSSLGEIYTIKHDITDVQCLMRGLLLAIRKVVRLKLPQLFQVLHSLELLQTMPPKKSKKKNISTQHNMKKSLNL, from the exons ATGAGTGCTTATGAAGATGATATGACACATAAG GCAACAACATTTGGCATGAAAAGTGTCATTTACGTACCACAAATCAAATCAGATACGGTCGCAGCATTATCTGCATTCTGTGACAAGGCCACCATG GGTGTTTTGGTTGCTCCAACTCTTTCAATAGGATCAATATTATTACAGCAGGCTGCAATTTCAGCTTCTTTTCACTACCGCAACGTCGAAATCGTGGAATCCAAGGATAATGCAAATGTAATAGTTTGT CTCGGTGAAATCTATAACAGAGAAGAAGATTCCTCAACAGATGTTTTG GCAAGGGGTCAAGTTTTGGGAGATGGAATTCGTGTGCATAGTTTGGTCTTACCAGAGCTTCCTTCAAGTATAACAGTTCACTTTTCTAGTCTAGGAGAG ATTTACACCATCAAGCATGATATTACAGATGTACAATGTCTCATGCGAGGGTTGCTGTTAGCCATTAGAAAAGTAGTGCGACTCAAGTTACCTCAACTATTTCAA GTTTTGCATTCCCTTGAACTCTTACAAACTATGCCGCCAAAAAAGTCCAAGAAGAAGAATATATCTACTCAACATAACATGAAGAAGTCACTCAacctttga